The Dioscorea cayenensis subsp. rotundata cultivar TDr96_F1 chromosome 19, TDr96_F1_v2_PseudoChromosome.rev07_lg8_w22 25.fasta, whole genome shotgun sequence genome includes a window with the following:
- the LOC120283997 gene encoding uncharacterized protein LOC120283997, with translation MAGSRFFRLNRLGRSGSDNLGKRKTVSENISQKKKATKKSKRKSFSDPKVEVSLRPKIKKTKAVKQGERKSSTSGKGKNKIESQASKLRDEDKFPNKASKKMFKTIDGRGVIAERVIDEVAFKKYGLSELLKGRSLYKSATFAQSYSLSLVHEFYSKGISKVYILGKWIPFTPTSLNRFLDFKSEVKGNYEEGLELNEDVLKEIVGRRTESWEVELRLSASLLTAKYNVLFRFGILNWLPTPHNSSILKELALLRFAVVIGKKFNLGRLIFQNIVKELIV, from the coding sequence atggccggttcccggtttttccggttgaaccggctaGGCCgatccgggtctgacaaccttgggaAAAGGAAGACAGTGTCTGAAAATATTTCCCAGAAGAAGAAGGCTACAAAGAAGTCCAAGAGAAAGTCTTTCTCTGATCCGAAAGTTGAAGTTTCCCTaaggccaaaaataaaaaagactaAAGCTGTAAAACAGGGGGAGAGAAAGTCATCAACCTCTGGAAAGGGCAAAAATAAGATAGAAAGTCAAGCTTCTAAACTCAGAGATGAAGATAAATTTCCTAATAAGGCTTCCAAGAAAATGTTCAAGACAATTGATGGTAGAGGAGTTATTGCTGAAAGAGTGATTGATGAAGTAGCTTTTAAGAAGTATGGGTTGTCTGAATTGCTCAAAGGAAGAAGCCTATACAAGTCAGCAACTTTTGCTCAAAGCTATAGTTTGTCTCTAGTTCATGAGTTCTACAGTAAAGGGATCTCCAAAGTATACATTCTAGGAAAGTGGATTCCTTTCACTCCAACCAGTCTGAACAGATTTCTGGATTTTAAATCTGAAGTGAAAGGAAACTATGAAGAAGGGCTTGAGCTGAATGAGGATGTTTTAAAAGAAATCGTAGGAAGAAGAACTGAGTCATGGGAAGTAGAATTAAGACTGTCAGCCTCCTTACTCACAGCTAAGTATAATGTGTTGTTTAGATTTGGTATTCTCAACTGGCTACCCACTCCACATAATTCAAGCATATTGAAGGAGTTGGCACTTTTACGGTTTGCTGTTGTGATTGGGAAGAAGTTTAATCTGGGAAGACTAATCTTCCAGAACATTGTGAAAGAGCTGATTGTATAA
- the LOC120283581 gene encoding cytochrome P450 77A3 codes for MDLLDLLLLLSIPILTTLWWRHCSKPNSSANLPPGPPGWPIVGNLFQVLLQRRPFMYIVRDLRTKYGPIFTMHMGQRTLIIVTSSELIHQALVQKGPLFASRPADSPTRLLFSSGKCTVNSAEYGPLWRALRRNFVGELVSPSRVRSFSWIRNWAITNHLNRLHSEQNTQGFIHMMSNCRLTICSILVCVCFGAKVSEDLVKEIEAVLKDVMLMTTLKLPDFLPALTPLFRSQLKQAKDLRKRQMNCLLPLVRARKAFVESNGSPNSPSMFEMVSGVGEAYIDSLFTLEPPGRGKLGEDELVTLCSEVMSAGTDTSATALEWAMAHLVLDQEAQERVYKEVVSMVGYDKEKEITESDVEGLKYLVAVVKETLRRHPPSHFVLSHAPTRETELGGYRIPAGVNVEFYTAWVTEDPTAWTDPGEWWPERFLEGGEGWEVDVTGTRGVHMMPFGVGRRICPAASLGMLHVQLLLARMVREFRWVPVAGEKPDMKETFAFTVVMKEPLKAVAIERA; via the coding sequence ATGGATCTCTTAGACTTGCTTCTCCTTCTGTCCATCCCCATTCTCACCACCTTATGGTGGCGCCACTGCTCCAAGCCCAACTCCTCCGCCAACCTCCCTCCTGGCCCTCCCGGCTGGCCCATCGTTGGCAACCTCTTCCAAGTCCTCCTCCAACGCCGTCCTTTCATGTACATCGTCCGTGATCTCCGCACCAAATACGGCCCCATCTTCACCATGCACATGGGCCAACGCACTCTCATCATCGTCACCAGCTCCGAACTCATCCACCAAGCCCTCGTCCAAAAGGGCCCATTGTTCGCCAGCCGCCCTGCTGACTCTCCCACTCGCCTCCTCTTCAGCTCCGGCAAGTGCACTGTCAACTCCGCCGAGTACGGCCCTCTCTGGCGAGCTCTCCGCCGTAACTTCGTCGGAGAACTTGTCTCCCCTTCCCGTGTCCGTTCATTCTCTTGGATCCGCAACTGGGCCATTACCAACCACTTGAACCGTCTCCACTCCGAGCAAAACACTCAGGGGTTCATCCACATGATGAGCAACTGCCGTCTCACCATTTGCAGTATCTTGGTCTGCGTTTGCTTCGGCGCTAAAGTCTCTGAAGATCTCGTCAAAGAGATCGAAGCCGTGCTCAAAGACGTCATGCTGATGACCACCTTGAAACTCCCAGACTTCCTCCCAGCGTTGACCCCATTGTTCCGGAGTCAACTCAAACAAGCCAAAGATCTAAGGAAACGCCAGATGAATTGTTTGCTCCCACTGGTTCGAGCTCGCAAAGCCTTCGTGGAATCCAACGGATCACCAAACTCACCATCCATGTTTGAGATGGTGAGTGGTGTGGGAGAAGCGTACATAGACTCATTGTTTACTCTAGAACCACCAGGACGTGGAAAGCTCGGAGAGGACGAGTTGGTGACGCTGTGCTCGGAGGTGATGAGTGCCGGAACTGACACCAGCGCGACAGCGCTGGAATGGGCTATGGCTCATTTGGTTCTCGATCAAGAAGCGCAGGAGAGAGTGTATAAAGAGGTTGTATCCATGGTTGGATATGATAAAGAGAAGGAGATCACGGAGAGTGATGTGGAGGGATTGAAGTACTTGGTTGCAGTGGTGAAGGAGACGTTGAGACGCCATCCGCCGAGCCATTTCGTGCTGTCTCATGCGCCGACGAGGGAGACGGAGTTAGGAGGGTATAGAATTCCGGCAGGGGTGAACGTGGAGTTTTATACGGCGTGGGTGACGGAGGACCCGACGGCGTGGACGGATCCCGGTGAGTGGTGGCCGGAGAGGTTCTTGGAAGGAGGAGAAGGGTGGGAGGTTGATGTGACTGGGACTAGAGGAGTTCATATGATGCCGTTTGGAGTTGGGAGGAGGATTTGCCCGGCGGCGAGCTTAGGTATGTTGCATGTGCAGTTGTTGCTGGCGAGGATGGTGAGGGAGTTCCGGTGGGTTCCGGTCGCCGGAGAGAAGCCGGACATGAAGGAGACGTTTGCTTTCACTGTGGTGATGAAAGAGCCTCTCAAGGCTGTCGCCATTGAGAGagcttga